In one Catenovulum adriaticum genomic region, the following are encoded:
- the asnB gene encoding asparagine synthase B has protein sequence MCSIFGILDLKTDRAELRETAKELSKLMRHRGPDWSGVYAGENAILAHERLAIVDVNSGDQPLFNLNRNHVLAVNGEIYNHKELEKELSIDFTFQTKSDCEIILAKYQEKGIEFIDELKGMFAFILYDETKNEYLVARDHMGIIPLYMGWDEHGNFYVASEMKSLVSTCKSIKEFPPGHYLHSADGELRQYYHRDWMEYDAVKNNAAEPADINAALEKSVKSHLMSDVPYGVLLSGGLDSSVISSITQKFAAKRIEEDDQGDAWWPKLHSFAVGLEGAPDLKAAKKVADAIGTVHHEMTYTVQDGIDAIKDVIYHLETYDVTTIRASTPMYLMARKIKAMGIKMVLSGEGADEIFGGYLYFHKAPNAKEFHEELNRKLNKLHMFDCLRANKAMSAWGVESRVPFLDKEFMDVAMRINPEAKMCKDGKSEKHILREAFKDGYLPDDVLWRQKEQFSDGVGYSWIDSLKEHCAENVTDDQLASAQHRFPHNTPDTKEAYYYRSIFEEHFPHPSCAECVPGGKSVACSTPEALAWDESFSKMADPSGRAVAAVHNDAYNK, from the coding sequence ATGTGTTCAATTTTCGGTATTCTCGATTTAAAGACTGATCGAGCTGAATTGAGAGAGACAGCAAAAGAGCTGTCAAAATTAATGCGCCACCGTGGCCCTGATTGGTCAGGTGTTTACGCAGGCGAAAACGCAATTTTAGCGCACGAGCGCTTAGCAATTGTAGATGTAAATTCAGGCGACCAACCACTCTTCAATCTAAATCGAAATCATGTATTAGCGGTTAATGGCGAAATTTATAATCACAAAGAGCTAGAAAAAGAATTATCAATTGATTTTACGTTTCAAACTAAATCTGATTGCGAAATTATCTTGGCTAAATATCAAGAAAAAGGCATTGAGTTTATTGACGAACTCAAAGGCATGTTCGCATTTATCCTTTACGATGAAACTAAAAACGAATATTTAGTTGCGCGTGACCACATGGGGATTATCCCGCTTTACATGGGTTGGGACGAACACGGTAACTTTTATGTCGCATCAGAAATGAAATCATTGGTTTCGACTTGTAAATCAATTAAAGAATTTCCTCCAGGGCATTATTTACATAGTGCCGATGGTGAATTACGCCAGTATTACCATCGTGATTGGATGGAGTACGATGCCGTTAAAAACAACGCAGCAGAACCAGCTGATATTAACGCCGCATTAGAAAAATCAGTTAAATCACACCTAATGTCAGATGTGCCATACGGTGTATTATTGTCTGGTGGGTTAGACTCGTCGGTGATTTCATCTATTACCCAAAAATTTGCCGCAAAACGCATTGAAGAAGACGACCAAGGCGATGCTTGGTGGCCAAAACTTCATTCATTTGCAGTTGGTTTAGAAGGTGCGCCTGATTTAAAAGCAGCCAAAAAAGTAGCTGATGCCATTGGCACTGTTCACCACGAAATGACTTACACAGTTCAAGACGGTATCGACGCCATTAAAGATGTTATCTACCACCTTGAAACTTATGATGTAACCACCATTCGTGCATCAACCCCAATGTACTTAATGGCGCGTAAAATTAAAGCCATGGGGATTAAAATGGTTTTATCAGGCGAAGGTGCTGATGAAATTTTTGGTGGTTATTTGTATTTCCACAAAGCGCCAAACGCAAAAGAATTTCATGAAGAGCTTAACCGTAAATTAAACAAACTACATATGTTTGATTGCTTACGCGCAAATAAAGCCATGTCAGCTTGGGGTGTAGAGTCACGAGTACCCTTTTTAGACAAAGAGTTTATGGATGTTGCCATGCGCATCAACCCAGAAGCTAAAATGTGTAAAGATGGCAAATCTGAAAAACACATTTTGCGTGAAGCCTTTAAAGATGGTTACTTACCAGATGATGTTTTATGGCGTCAAAAAGAACAATTTAGTGACGGTGTTGGTTACAGCTGGATTGACAGCTTAAAAGAACATTGTGCCGAAAACGTAACTGATGATCAGCTAGCCAGTGCGCAGCACAGATTCCCGCACAATACGCCAGATACCAAAGAAGCTTATTATTACCGAAGCATTTTTGAAGAACACTTTCCACATCCATCATGTGCTGAATGTGTACCAGGCGGTAAATCAGTAGCCTGTAGCACACCAGAAGCACTTGCATGGGACGAAAGCTTCTCAAAAATGGCCGACCCTTCAGGTCGCGCGGTAGCAGCCGTTCATAACGACGCTTACAACAAATAA
- a CDS encoding MBL fold metallo-hydrolase RNA specificity domain-containing protein, with product MNQKVMQTPGIIHHGAVDGVTGSCHQLNISPHQAILVDCGSFQGAEVSGKAGAHSPQINFDLSNIKALVVTHCHIDHVGRIPWLVAAGFRESIYCTQATAELLPMVLEDAIKLEITRDKHLVESFLKVIRSLIVPVAYKQWVNLKGMDGVKIKFQPAGHILGSAYVEVDVKHHDFKHRYVFSGDLGAPYTPLLPAPKSPYRADTLVIESTYGDKCHVGRKQRRAQLKAVVERCLQNQGAVLIPAFSIGRTQELLYEIEDIISRSGKCDIWQDLTVILDSPMAADFTRHYRNLSSLWDAEAKAKLAKSRHPLDFENLYTIDSHAEHLSAIDYIKRKGSPCIVIAASGMCSGGRIMNYLQALLPDERTDVLFVGYQAKGTPGRDIQQYGPRGGYVFIDDERVDIKAGVYTLSGYSAHADQKDLVNFVKRMRYRPTHIRIVHGDDEAKLALAEQYYQLLGDHVEVEIGK from the coding sequence ATGAATCAAAAAGTTATGCAAACTCCGGGGATTATTCATCATGGGGCGGTCGATGGTGTGACTGGCTCGTGTCATCAATTAAACATTTCTCCTCATCAGGCTATTTTGGTTGATTGCGGTTCGTTTCAAGGGGCTGAGGTTTCGGGTAAGGCGGGTGCTCATTCGCCTCAAATTAATTTCGATTTATCAAACATAAAAGCTTTGGTGGTTACGCATTGTCATATTGATCATGTTGGGCGTATTCCTTGGTTAGTTGCGGCTGGTTTTCGTGAATCAATTTATTGCACTCAAGCAACGGCTGAGTTGTTGCCTATGGTGCTTGAAGACGCCATTAAGCTGGAGATTACTCGTGATAAACATTTAGTTGAGTCATTTTTAAAAGTGATTCGGTCTTTGATTGTGCCAGTGGCATATAAGCAATGGGTTAATCTTAAAGGCATGGATGGCGTTAAAATTAAATTTCAGCCAGCGGGGCATATTTTGGGATCAGCTTATGTTGAGGTTGATGTTAAACACCATGATTTTAAACACAGGTATGTTTTTTCGGGTGATTTAGGCGCGCCTTATACGCCTTTGTTGCCAGCCCCTAAATCGCCGTATCGGGCAGATACTTTGGTGATAGAGTCAACTTATGGTGATAAATGCCATGTTGGTCGAAAGCAAAGGCGCGCACAATTAAAAGCTGTGGTTGAGCGGTGTTTGCAAAATCAAGGGGCTGTGTTAATTCCGGCATTTAGTATTGGTCGTACGCAGGAGTTGTTGTATGAAATTGAAGATATTATTAGCCGTTCGGGTAAGTGTGATATTTGGCAGGATTTAACGGTTATTTTAGATTCGCCAATGGCGGCTGATTTTACGCGCCATTATCGAAACTTATCTAGTTTGTGGGATGCCGAGGCTAAAGCTAAGTTGGCTAAAAGTAGGCATCCGCTCGATTTTGAAAATTTGTATACCATTGATAGCCACGCTGAGCATTTATCGGCGATTGATTATATTAAGCGTAAGGGCTCGCCTTGTATTGTTATTGCGGCATCGGGTATGTGCAGTGGCGGGCGTATTATGAATTATTTGCAGGCATTGTTGCCTGATGAACGCACCGACGTTTTGTTTGTGGGTTATCAGGCAAAAGGCACGCCGGGGCGTGATATTCAACAGTATGGCCCGCGGGGTGGTTATGTGTTTATTGATGATGAACGGGTTGATATTAAAGCTGGGGTTTATACTTTGTCTGGTTATAGCGCACATGCGGATCAAAAAGATTTGGTGAATTTTGTTAAACGTATGCGTTATCGCCCCACGCATATTAGGATTGTGCACGGTGATGACGAAGCCAAATTGGCTTTAGCCGAGCAGTATTATCAATTGTTAGGCGATCATGTTGAAGTTGAAATTGGGAAGTAG
- the speD gene encoding adenosylmethionine decarboxylase: MSSEKIKLHGFNNLTKSLSFSLYDISWARSEAHRYEYAKYIDHHYNANRLTDILYQVVEMIGANVLNIARQDYDPQGASVTILMSEAPTPSLPPPKPATESVVAHLDKSHICVHTYPENHPQNGISTFRADIEVSTCGIISPLKVLNFLIHSFDSDVVTVDYRVRGFTRDVSGIKHYIDHEIRSIQDYLSADIHQLYDMIDVNIEQENIFHTKMVLKDFELTHYLFGSGINEMGETEIAEAKSGLQREIQEIFYARNIS; the protein is encoded by the coding sequence TTGTCTTCTGAAAAAATTAAATTGCATGGCTTTAATAATTTAACTAAAAGTTTAAGCTTTTCACTTTACGATATTAGCTGGGCAAGAAGCGAAGCTCACCGGTATGAATATGCGAAGTATATCGACCATCACTATAACGCTAATCGATTAACGGATATTTTGTATCAAGTAGTTGAAATGATTGGCGCTAATGTGCTGAACATTGCCAGGCAAGATTATGATCCGCAAGGTGCCAGTGTCACGATTTTAATGAGTGAGGCACCAACACCTTCGTTACCACCGCCGAAACCCGCAACTGAGTCGGTTGTTGCGCATTTAGATAAAAGCCATATTTGTGTTCATACGTATCCTGAAAACCATCCTCAAAATGGCATTAGTACCTTTAGGGCAGATATTGAGGTGTCGACCTGCGGCATTATTTCACCGTTAAAAGTGCTTAATTTTTTAATCCATTCGTTTGATTCTGATGTGGTGACGGTTGATTATCGGGTGCGTGGTTTTACCCGCGATGTGTCGGGTATTAAGCATTATATTGATCATGAAATTCGGTCGATTCAGGATTATTTGTCGGCAGATATTCACCAGCTTTACGATATGATTGATGTGAATATTGAGCAGGAAAATATATTTCACACCAAAATGGTTTTAAAAGATTTTGAGCTAACCCATTATTTGTTTGGTAGTGGCATTAATGAAATGGGCGAGACTGAAATTGCTGAAGCTAAAAGCGGCTTACAACGTGAAATTCAAGAAATATTTTACGCTAGAAATATTAGTTAG
- a CDS encoding YjbH domain-containing protein produces the protein MRLLSTGIGLLIATTPALANEQPIVQPSLNGYGGYFNVPSAYNLQEGYGSIIYSTLTERGGYKDTPNYQFGVSLWESVELSTRLSAYTQDSSGSSDLSANVKMQIPFIPDDWFKLAVGIQDLGGAANHYDAKFMVASKYFADYNLDISLGAGSSDSKLDRINGTFAALKWQPYEWGAILAEYDATSTNYGIELATPKNWLWGAQIISKAMLGASDDQLADNTFYSVGLNVPLTRKATEITPTQLKQIKPIETEQTSSLAQTLSMLNKALVRRDFDQFRIGMAGNSRIVVEVDNSVYSTNVIDTYGVVIGLISQYAPNQVKDFTVNIKQSGVVVNSASGNLAQYRSFLKGDALKLSQNKPNTDINWFESESSFFIKPKITLYPHLNSTVGTEVGMFDYSLALASHLELPLWKGAAFTALHINQLKESKDYRDGRAFSGGRQPDSALLNATFHQVVNLPLNSRVLFNYGKYAQDFVQTSVEADWISDSGAHRVSVYAGNYKFEGHTSYGYDRNCLNDPDKVLIECYKKIASDIDRKIKVAKYRYYSSSLDTSFLAKYGQFWSGDKGYHFIVSRHFDDVEVNFSFKATKGAREGLSGFNYEDDYQKQVGIGFTVPLGPRKDFNNKYINIRGRADWSYVLHTLVGEEHNGLTFGLADEARNFYNLSTHFNNFDRSGLNYLQQNQERLRSAFFELR, from the coding sequence ATGCGTTTATTGTCGACAGGGATTGGCTTATTGATAGCGACAACCCCAGCTTTAGCCAACGAGCAGCCAATTGTTCAACCATCGTTAAATGGTTATGGCGGTTACTTTAATGTGCCTAGTGCCTATAACCTACAAGAAGGTTATGGCAGCATTATTTACAGCACCTTAACCGAACGTGGTGGTTACAAAGACACCCCCAATTATCAGTTTGGTGTGTCACTGTGGGAAAGCGTTGAGCTATCAACCCGTTTATCAGCATACACTCAAGATTCAAGTGGCAGCTCTGATTTATCTGCCAATGTAAAAATGCAAATTCCTTTTATTCCAGATGACTGGTTTAAGCTGGCAGTTGGCATTCAAGATTTAGGCGGCGCTGCAAATCATTATGATGCTAAATTTATGGTCGCCTCAAAATATTTTGCCGACTACAACCTAGATATTTCATTAGGTGCGGGCTCAAGTGATTCAAAACTTGATCGCATTAACGGCACCTTTGCCGCATTAAAATGGCAGCCTTATGAATGGGGTGCTATTTTGGCAGAGTACGACGCCACCAGCACCAACTATGGTATTGAGCTAGCCACCCCAAAAAATTGGTTATGGGGTGCGCAAATCATTTCAAAAGCTATGCTAGGTGCCAGCGATGATCAACTAGCAGACAACACCTTTTATTCGGTTGGCTTAAACGTGCCTTTAACTCGTAAAGCAACAGAAATTACGCCCACTCAACTAAAACAAATAAAACCCATTGAAACCGAACAAACCAGCAGCCTTGCGCAAACTTTATCAATGCTTAACAAAGCTTTAGTTCGCCGTGATTTTGACCAGTTTAGAATCGGCATGGCTGGCAACAGCCGCATTGTCGTTGAAGTTGATAACTCAGTTTATAGCACTAACGTGATTGATACTTACGGCGTGGTTATCGGTTTAATTAGCCAATATGCGCCTAATCAAGTTAAAGATTTTACCGTTAATATTAAGCAAAGTGGCGTGGTTGTTAACTCTGCATCGGGTAACTTAGCGCAATATCGCAGCTTTTTAAAAGGCGACGCACTTAAACTAAGCCAAAATAAACCTAATACCGATATTAACTGGTTTGAGTCTGAATCAAGCTTTTTTATAAAACCTAAAATCACCTTATACCCACATTTAAACTCAACCGTGGGCACAGAAGTAGGCATGTTTGATTACTCGCTCGCGTTAGCAAGCCATTTAGAACTTCCCCTTTGGAAAGGTGCTGCGTTTACCGCCCTGCATATTAATCAGCTTAAAGAGAGTAAAGACTATCGAGATGGTCGCGCATTTTCAGGCGGTCGTCAGCCAGACTCAGCACTCCTTAATGCAACTTTTCACCAAGTTGTAAATTTACCATTAAATTCACGTGTGTTATTTAATTACGGTAAATACGCACAAGATTTTGTTCAAACCAGTGTCGAAGCAGATTGGATAAGTGATTCGGGCGCACACAGAGTGAGTGTTTATGCCGGTAATTATAAATTTGAAGGCCACACAAGTTATGGCTACGACAGAAACTGCTTAAACGATCCAGATAAAGTCTTAATTGAGTGTTATAAAAAAATAGCCAGCGATATCGATCGAAAAATCAAAGTGGCTAAATATAGATATTACTCATCTAGTTTAGATACCAGCTTTTTAGCCAAGTATGGTCAGTTTTGGTCGGGCGATAAAGGCTATCATTTTATTGTCAGCCGACATTTTGATGATGTTGAAGTTAACTTTTCGTTTAAAGCCACCAAAGGGGCTCGCGAAGGGTTAAGTGGGTTCAATTACGAAGACGACTATCAAAAACAAGTTGGGATTGGCTTTACTGTGCCGCTTGGTCCACGTAAAGACTTTAACAACAAATACATTAATATTCGTGGCCGTGCAGACTGGAGTTACGTATTACACACCCTAGTAGGTGAAGAGCATAACGGCTTAACATTTGGCTTAGCAGACGAAGCCAGAAACTTTTATAACCTCAGCACCCACTTTAATAATTTTGACCGCAGCGGTTTAAATTATTTACAGCAAAACCAAGAAAGACTTCGCAGTGCTTTCTTTGAATTAAGATAG
- a CDS encoding REP-associated tyrosine transposase has translation MFSSRKRLKGRISKAFSFYSVTLCCYQRQKIFQNFDNGCVATKALMAFEQKGLVKNVCYMVMPDHLHWLFQLQGSVELSSLVKQYKSFTAVKLNQSGVTHTKIWQSNYYDHQIRQESDLVAQARYIVANPLRAGLVNRVEEYPFWDCIYL, from the coding sequence ATGTTTTCATCAAGGAAAAGGTTGAAAGGACGGATTTCTAAAGCATTTTCATTCTATTCTGTGACTCTGTGTTGTTATCAACGACAAAAAATTTTTCAAAATTTTGATAATGGATGCGTTGCAACAAAAGCGCTAATGGCTTTTGAGCAAAAAGGGTTAGTAAAAAATGTTTGCTACATGGTTATGCCGGATCATTTGCATTGGTTGTTTCAGCTTCAGGGATCAGTAGAACTTTCAAGTTTAGTTAAGCAGTATAAGAGTTTTACCGCAGTTAAATTAAATCAATCAGGTGTTACCCATACCAAAATTTGGCAATCAAATTATTATGATCACCAAATTAGGCAAGAATCAGATTTGGTCGCTCAAGCTCGTTATATTGTTGCAAACCCATTAAGAGCAGGATTGGTTAATCGCGTTGAAGAATATCCGTTTTGGGATTGTATTTATTTATAG
- a CDS encoding DUF3802 family protein, whose protein sequence is MVTESQAYIELIGYFTENIALFESQDTATTGQTIGSLIEEKISDNVMKFFEQHPDLPQDTRLDVVREADAIVTDLEEFLSRRLEQEATEPQKAFIIEFSALIKNLFDSAFA, encoded by the coding sequence ATGGTGACAGAATCTCAAGCCTATATTGAACTAATAGGTTATTTTACTGAAAACATTGCTTTATTTGAGTCGCAAGATACCGCAACCACCGGGCAAACCATTGGAAGTTTAATTGAAGAAAAAATCTCAGACAATGTGATGAAGTTTTTTGAGCAGCATCCTGATTTGCCACAAGACACTCGATTAGATGTTGTACGTGAAGCCGATGCTATTGTGACTGATTTAGAAGAGTTTTTATCTCGAAGATTAGAGCAAGAAGCAACTGAACCTCAAAAAGCGTTTATTATTGAATTTTCGGCGTTAATTAAAAATTTATTTGATTCAGCTTTTGCTTAA
- the rnt gene encoding ribonuclease T yields MNDMSEENFKQRFRGYYPVVIDVETAGFDANNNALLEIAATLTEMDEEGYLYCGETVQFNIEPFEGSVLEPAALEFNGIDPNNPLRGAVSEKEALQEIFKQVRKRQKHYGCQRSVMVAHNSAFDMSFVNAAIKRTNIKRVPFHPFVSFDTTSLAGLTLGQTVLVKACRAAGIEFDSKQAHSALYDTEKTAELFCYMVNKWKALGGWPISVDVPEEEEKQPDK; encoded by the coding sequence ATAAATGACATGTCTGAAGAAAACTTTAAACAAAGATTCCGTGGTTACTACCCTGTGGTAATTGATGTTGAAACCGCGGGCTTTGATGCAAATAATAATGCCTTATTAGAAATCGCTGCCACCCTAACCGAAATGGACGAAGAAGGTTATTTATACTGCGGTGAAACCGTACAATTTAATATAGAGCCATTTGAAGGCTCAGTATTAGAGCCAGCCGCACTTGAGTTTAATGGGATTGACCCAAACAACCCATTGCGAGGCGCTGTTAGTGAAAAAGAAGCCTTACAAGAAATATTTAAACAAGTTCGCAAACGCCAAAAACATTATGGCTGCCAGCGCAGTGTCATGGTGGCACATAATTCTGCATTTGATATGTCATTTGTTAATGCCGCGATTAAGCGTACCAATATAAAGCGAGTGCCTTTTCATCCGTTTGTGTCTTTTGATACCACCAGTTTAGCCGGATTAACCTTAGGTCAAACCGTGTTAGTAAAAGCTTGCCGTGCAGCCGGTATTGAATTTGATAGCAAACAAGCCCACAGCGCTTTATACGACACCGAAAAAACAGCCGAATTATTTTGCTACATGGTTAATAAATGGAAAGCATTAGGTGGCTGGCCCATCTCGGTTGATGTACCAGAAGAGGAAGAAAAACAACCCGATAAATAA
- a CDS encoding MalY/PatB family protein, translating to MSFDFDRVIDRKPTHSFKWDKYKGQDVIPMWVADAEFSPPQEVIDAIKERTEHGILGYTLPYDELNQSVCDWVAKQHNWHILPDWIVWTPGVVPAFNVACKAYCEPSDKVLIQVPNYPPLLKAPSLNQCERVDIPSVLVEGRWTLDMAELEKQAADPKCKLFIMCNPMNPGGSVMTEAELKQVADICLRHHVLLCSDEIHCDLILDENAKHIPAPAIAEISSRSISLMAPSKTFNIAGLGASFAIIPDSRVRMQFRNAAMGIVPWVQVLGLVATEAAFEKGHDWHQALIEYLRANRDYLYQEISQLKGMKMSKAEATFLAWIDCSELGVEDVQSFFEEAGVGPSPGRDFGEPQYARINFACTRAQLEQAVERIKTAHRQLDK from the coding sequence ATGTCATTTGATTTTGATCGTGTGATTGACCGAAAGCCCACTCATTCTTTTAAATGGGATAAATACAAAGGGCAAGATGTGATCCCTATGTGGGTAGCGGATGCTGAATTTTCACCCCCTCAAGAGGTGATTGACGCGATTAAAGAACGCACAGAACATGGCATTTTAGGCTATACCTTGCCTTATGATGAATTAAATCAAAGTGTATGCGATTGGGTTGCCAAGCAACATAACTGGCATATTTTACCGGATTGGATTGTTTGGACGCCAGGCGTAGTACCTGCCTTTAATGTGGCTTGTAAAGCCTATTGTGAGCCGAGCGATAAAGTATTAATTCAGGTGCCAAATTACCCTCCTTTATTAAAAGCGCCATCGTTAAACCAGTGTGAGCGGGTGGATATTCCAAGTGTATTAGTGGAAGGTCGTTGGACGTTGGATATGGCCGAGCTTGAAAAGCAGGCCGCTGATCCAAAATGTAAACTATTTATTATGTGTAACCCGATGAATCCGGGTGGCTCTGTGATGACCGAAGCTGAACTTAAGCAAGTGGCTGATATTTGTTTGCGTCATCATGTTTTATTGTGCTCAGATGAAATTCATTGTGATTTAATTTTAGACGAAAATGCGAAACATATACCGGCTCCGGCGATTGCAGAAATTTCAAGCCGTTCAATTAGTTTAATGGCACCCAGCAAAACTTTTAATATTGCGGGCTTGGGCGCGTCATTTGCTATTATTCCTGATAGCCGAGTAAGAATGCAGTTCAGAAACGCCGCTATGGGCATTGTGCCTTGGGTTCAGGTGTTAGGTTTGGTTGCAACAGAAGCCGCTTTTGAAAAAGGCCATGACTGGCATCAGGCTTTGATTGAATATTTGCGTGCTAATCGCGATTATTTATATCAGGAAATCAGCCAACTTAAAGGCATGAAAATGAGCAAAGCTGAAGCAACTTTTTTAGCTTGGATTGATTGCTCAGAGTTAGGGGTTGAAGATGTTCAAAGCTTTTTTGAAGAGGCGGGGGTAGGCCCATCACCCGGTCGTGATTTTGGTGAGCCACAATATGCGCGTATTAATTTTGCTTGTACCCGAGCTCAGTTAGAGCAGGCGGTTGAGCGAATTAAAACGGCACATCGCCAACTAGATAAATAA
- a CDS encoding phosphomannomutase encodes MTKLITKTVLENSGVKFGTSGARGLVTDFTADVCAAFTHAFVASMQLNFTFKRVALAVDNRPSSYQMAQACGAALNQLGLETVYYGVIPTPALAYAAMQDNIPCIMVTGSHIPFDRNGLKFYRPDGEITKAEEQGINNGEVEFDSLGDLPELTVDESAANLYVERYTSLFNEHFLAGKHIGIYEHSSAGRDLYPQLFTRLGAQVTSLERSDQFVPIDTEAVSDEDKAKALAWSKEHGFDLIFSTDGDGDRPLLAGENGEWLRGDILGLITAQAMNIEALAVPVSCNTAIESCGAFKQVERTKIGSPYVIAEFEQLNQVFSSVAGFEANGGFLLGSDVELNGQILKALPTRDAVLPALMLLAASQDKTVADLVNALPPRFTHSDRIKDFATEKSQQIIANAKQSPEDLLVKLGFEDVSIAKVDTTDGLRMTLSDGNIIHLRPSGNAPELRCYAESDNVDVAIKLANKVLGNIVKV; translated from the coding sequence ATGACTAAACTAATCACCAAAACGGTATTGGAAAACTCAGGGGTTAAATTTGGCACAAGTGGGGCACGCGGTTTGGTAACTGATTTTACCGCTGATGTGTGTGCGGCTTTTACGCATGCGTTTGTTGCATCAATGCAGTTAAATTTTACATTTAAGCGTGTTGCTTTGGCGGTTGATAACCGGCCAAGCAGTTATCAAATGGCACAGGCTTGTGGTGCTGCGTTAAACCAACTGGGGCTTGAAACTGTATATTATGGGGTTATTCCAACGCCGGCATTAGCCTATGCTGCTATGCAAGATAATATTCCGTGTATTATGGTTACAGGGAGTCATATTCCGTTTGATCGCAATGGTTTAAAGTTTTATCGTCCTGACGGAGAAATAACCAAAGCAGAAGAGCAGGGCATTAACAATGGTGAGGTTGAGTTTGACTCGCTGGGTGATTTGCCTGAATTAACGGTTGATGAGTCGGCTGCTAATTTATATGTTGAACGTTATACATCGTTATTTAACGAGCATTTTTTAGCGGGTAAACATATAGGTATTTATGAGCATTCTAGTGCGGGCCGCGATTTATATCCTCAATTGTTTACTCGTTTAGGGGCTCAAGTTACCTCGCTTGAGCGAAGTGATCAGTTTGTACCGATTGATACCGAAGCGGTTTCTGATGAAGATAAAGCGAAAGCTTTGGCTTGGTCTAAAGAGCATGGCTTTGATTTGATTTTTTCAACCGATGGTGATGGCGACCGGCCTTTATTAGCGGGTGAAAATGGCGAGTGGTTGCGTGGCGATATTTTGGGCTTGATTACCGCACAAGCGATGAACATTGAAGCTTTAGCTGTGCCAGTGAGTTGTAATACCGCGATTGAGTCTTGCGGTGCTTTTAAGCAGGTTGAGCGGACTAAAATTGGCTCGCCTTATGTGATTGCTGAATTTGAGCAGCTTAATCAAGTTTTTTCATCGGTTGCTGGTTTTGAAGCAAATGGTGGTTTTTTATTAGGCTCAGATGTTGAGTTGAACGGACAAATTTTAAAAGCCTTACCAACCCGTGATGCGGTGTTACCTGCATTAATGTTGTTAGCGGCCAGCCAAGATAAAACAGTGGCAGATTTAGTGAATGCATTGCCACCGCGTTTTACCCATAGTGATCGGATTAAAGATTTTGCAACTGAAAAAAGCCAGCAAATTATTGCCAATGCCAAGCAATCGCCAGAAGATTTATTGGTTAAGTTAGGGTTTGAAGACGTTTCTATTGCTAAGGTAGATACGACAGATGGTTTAAGAATGACGTTATCTGATGGCAATATTATTCATTTAAGACCATCAGGCAATGCACCCGAGTTAAGGTGTTATGCCGAATCAGATAATGTTGATGTTGCAATAAAATTAGCCAATAAAGTGTTGGGTAATATTGTAAAAGTTTGA